From the genome of Phaeodactylum tricornutum CCAP 1055/1 chromosome 9, whole genome shotgun sequence:
CTGGGATCGTTCCCAGGACGAAACAGACCAATCTGACTGTAAGTTCCACGAGTTTGTGCCTTTTCTTCCCGTCATGTTCGGGTCAGTTTCTCATCACTGGAGGTAGAGACCATGGCTTTCGAGGAGCGCCCCGCCTTTTTGAGGCCGAGGGCATGTATGCTTCTTGGGGAAATTCCCCGGACGTAAAGGCAGAGAGTGTCAATTCGGAAACGATTACCTGCCCTTGGTCCGTTTTTGGCTGAGACCGCAAGGGAGCTTTTGCGGGCCGGGTTGCAGCCGTCACAGCAAAGTTATGCTTGCACTAACACAACGGGGATTACTCCTACTCTCATAGTGTTGAGGAACTCTTGTCATTCATTTTGTGTGCATGACCCTGCTTGGTAGTGGGCTTTGGCTTCAAACCAAAGGGGGATGAAATACGCCCAGCAGTTCGATTCTGCCTTGCGCACGTCACCAAAAAACGCCGCACAGCTCTTCAGCGCCATTTCGAGTAGGTGATTAGGAGGCGATTTGCTAAGTGATTCTGGCAACAGCGAAATTTCGATGAAGAATGTTCCTTTAAATTATGTTGTCAAAGAATTACCTCGTTTGTCTTCAGAACCTTAAGACGCATGGTGCATTTGCATTATCCCTTCGTAGCGAGAAAGCCACCGAACTCCACTTCCCCACACTCGAAACAAGAGTTGCAACGGGCATGTGCAGCATCTACCGATCGTGCCAGTACTGTTCGGAAGAGGcactctcgacgaagacTGACCAGAACTCTCCATGAAATAATGCTCCCTTCATCCTAACTCTTACGACGTTCATTTGGCATAACAGCAACCAAAGTATACAGGGTCTCGCGAGAGGAACAATTCGTTGTGCAGTGTGGAAGGCAGACAAGCTAGCTAGTGATAGTTACAAAAACTACATCATGAGTAGCTGCATCAGGAAAACCAGTCTCGCGGACGAACGATTCACTGCGCAGTGGAGCAAGACAGACTCGCCATCTTGTGGTAGTTTATGTCCAACTCTTGTTATGAATGTTTGCATCCAACCTTTTTTTAAAATAGTATTTCGCTATGTTTGTACAGATTCACATAACGCAGCGATTCTGCAGAAGTCGAGTATTGTTGCCGTTGAATCAAGCaggtttcactgtcagtggaTCTGCTGCCAAAAGACAATatcttttgtttggtggTTCTTTACAGAACTCGCCGTCGGTTTTTTTTAACCATAGTAGATGAACTTGCATTGGCATTGTTAGGATTTCCGCTGATTTTGAATCTTTAATGCAAGGAAGAGTCATCGTCAAGTCTCCTCATTGACACGCTCCCATGGGGTTCCGGACCGTGAAACAAGCACACAACCTCCGGGAGACTTTTGATGTCTATTCGTCAAAGTGAAGTGGTACCTTGCCGTGTGACGTCACGACAAAAACGGTGACGCATAAATTCTGCGTATTTCCACGTAAGCATAGAAAGGCAGAAAAGCGTTGCGTGGTGAATGAAACCTTACCTTCGAAAGTTCGGTTTCTCGACAAGCCAGATTGTTTGTTCACAAGCTATCGTTCGCATTGATGTGAGGCAATCATAAAAACTTTAGCACTTCTACATTGGACGACGTTTTCTTGAAAAGTCAGTGGAGCCCCCGATATGAGTGTGACTCGCATGATGATCCGTCATGGCTTTCGTCTCGAAGTAATGCCGCCCATTATAGCCGACGTACCCAGTTTCCAAGACACTCTTCTTCGAAACCTTTCCTGGGAATGCCCCGGGCCTTCACGCGCATTCCATCCGGTCTGCATCGTGGAAAAGATCTTGTACCGTAACCCTTCCGATTTTGCTTGGCATCACATCGGGCTTCTTTTGGCGGTGTCGATTGTACCTCTCTTGCTCGTCATCTGTTTTGCGTTCGAGTTGAAGATAGTTGATTTCGGTCTTTTCGGTGAACCCTATAATCAGGCCAAGACTGCTGATGTTGCGGTTCCCCGGGATATTGCTCACAAACCGAGCGAACGAGAAATCGCAGACACTGATTCAGAGCACAGCGATGAAGAACCTCTAGGATGGTCTCCTTCAAGCCCACTTGCGATTGGCGACGAAAGCGTGGTGTGTTGGACTCCAAGAACTGCAGAAGAGGATTCATTCGTTTTGACTCCTCAGGTTGCTgaagaggaaattcttgCAATTGAAGATGGCGAGCACCAAGATGAAGAGGGTGTAGTTGAAGATCAAGATACTTCAGCTACAAAAGAAGGACCAGAAGAGCTCGTTGCAAATGATGAGGTTTCTAACGAAGACACAGAAGCCCGTGTTTTGTTCTCGGACGAAGATGAATATGTCGAGCCGAAGTCGTTGGTTCAAGATGTCGCTGTCGAGACAATGTGGATAAAGAGAAATCAAGCAGCGCAAGGTTGCTTCGCCGACTGGACTGCCTCAGCCGTGGCTTTGTCAACCGACGGCGATGTAGCGGCCATGGCAATTCCTGGAGTTGGACAGTGCAGCGTAGTGCGTGTGGTCCAATATGATGCGGAAGGTGGACATTGGAACAGTTATGGTCAAGAAATTAAAGTATTGGTAGGCCACTCCGAAAAGAGCATAGCGCTCTCTGGGGACGGAAAGATCCTTGCGGTTGCTTCTTCCAGCACCCCTGCTACCGACGGTTCTGCCCTCGTCAAGGTTTTCCAGTACAACGAAGTGTCTGCTGCATGggaaattgttgttgtgattcCGGGATTTTCAAAGGATACGCTTGGTGGACGAATCGCTTTATCAAAAGATGGTTCGATGCTTGCTGCCACTTCTTTGGCTCCTCCGAATGAGCCTTCGTTTCTAAGTAAGACAAAAACGTACCGAATTCTACCACAGAAGGAATGCTTTATTCAGATGGGTCAGGATATTTATGGAAGCTACGGTAAGAATGATTGCTTGGCGTTACCATAATCCTGTTTGCGTCTGCTGATCTTTTTCATGATTCTATACAGGCATTGGTGACGATCTTGCGCTCTCTGACAACGGGACCACGCTGGTATTAGGAGCCTCCAAGCACAACTCATGGCGAGGACAAGTAGCTGTATGGAGTTACGATAATTCCGAAAACTACTGGCGCCAACTCGGTCAAACTCACGAACTGGATGGAGAGAATCCAGGAGACCGAGCGGGCTTTGTCTCCATCGCCGGGGATGGTTCGAAGATTGCCATTGGATCTCCCGCGAACGATGAAAAGTAAGTAGTCTGTTACACAAGTACATAacttccttcttggaaagccGACTAACGACCAACTTGGTATTCTGCGCAGTGGTCTTTTAACGGGCAAAGTCCGAGTATTACAATACTCCAGCACGGAATGTTGCTGGAAACCTATGGGCCAGATTTTGGGAGATAAAGAAGGTGAAGAGCTTGGCAGTGCTGTCTCGTTGTCGAACGATGGTTTGTCATTGGCGGTGTCTAGTAACGAGGTCCAAAGTGACGAACACACTTCAGGCGTGGCTCGCATGTACCAGTACGACCTGCCTACTTCCTCCTGGAAGCAGGTTGGTAAAGATATCAGTGGTGTGATGGGCCAGGAAACCGGAAGTAGAATTGGGAAGTCTTTGTATGGCTCCGTAATTTCTCTAGCTGCGAACGGTAAGGCCTTGGCGGTGTGCCCACGGCTCAATACGACAGAGGATCCGCTAGGACATGTCCAGATCTTCCACCTGCTGGAGTCGGAAACATAGGTTGTTGCATTGCTTTGAACGTACACACACCAATGAAGACACAAAGAAAGCTTTAACCATCTCCCATGACCACAGCTTCAATATCTTGCATCCATAATGTTTATATAAAAATATTTGCTTCATTATTTATGGCTTATGCCATGCAATTTATATGATAATCTGTGTGGGTGTTTCAGAGTAAGCGTGATCACATACAGATAAAAGCCTCAGCAAGAGGGTCTGTACTCGTAGTCAAGTCGAATGAAATCCTACTATAGCTTAGCGAGTATAGAGCTGGGACCTGTCTTCAACAAGCCATGCGATTGCAGAGCTTGAGTCAGAAGTTGTACCAACCACTGCACTTCTGAAGTGCAATTGTGTGAGTGTAAAACGATACGAATACGCTCTTGACCGACTGGCACGGTCGGAGACTTGATGGGATACAAACGCAACTGCTGACGTGACAGCTGGTGAACGGTGTCGCATATGGCGGCACAAGTCGCGTTGCCTGGAATAAGCAACGCCTGGATTGGTGATGTTGACGGTGACAAAGCAAGGTCGGTGCGAGAGGCTCCATGAAGATTCAGTGCCGATAACAGCAGTGATCGAAACACCTGCACCAGTTGAAATAGATGAGTGCGCAACGAATCGCCGCGAGTACTCGCCATCGTGTCGTAGGCGCAATCGATGGATACGAGCGAATGCATCGGCAAGGATGTGGAATAAATTACAGGGTATCCAAAGTTTAAAAGGTAAGATTTCAAGATTGTACTGCCACAGATAACAGCCCCATGACAACCAGCAGCCTTTCCGAAGGTATAGATGGAAGCAAGTAACGCAGGGTGGCTGTTGAGTGTTTGATGTTCCTTCGATAGTACACCCAAGCCCCGAAAACCGAAAACACCCAAACCGTGTGCTTCGTCTACGACGACACTGGCATTGCACTCTAAGGCCACATCAAGCAAGGAGTGTAGCGGCGCGACATCACCGTCCATACTGTAGACGCTTTCAGCTAAAATGACGATTTCAGGAGCATCTTGTACAATCGAGTCCAAAACGCTTCGCAAATCTTCGACATTGTTGTGACGAAAGGAAAACGTTTGTTTACGCAAAGTGCTTTGTTGGTCTGCCGCACTGTTTGTCAATGACTGTTGTTGCCACAAGCGAATCCCCATATGCAGTGAGTTATGAATGTATTCATCATAGACAATGATGCGACATGGCAAACAGGACACCATGGTCAGGTTGGCATCGTATCCCGAATTACACAATAGTGCGGCTTCTCGACGGTGCAGTAGAGCCAATTTTGACTCGAGATCATGAAACATACCACTATCACCGGATAGTAATCGCGATCCGGTTGCGCCGAGTACGGCCCGTGTTGCGTAGGGCGCTTCGGTTTCGTCGTGTGGTCGTTCTGCGAAGAGGTCGTTGTAAGTCCTTTGAACCAGCTTGTGTTGAGTCGTACTGTGCGCCAATCCCAGATAGTCGTTGCTAGAAAAATCAACCACTTTCCCTGTGGGCAACGCATGCTTCGTAGAATCGTTTGTGAAAGTACCAAGGGAGGGAAGCTGTCTTAGTTTTCCGGTCTGTATGCGCCGCTCCAGAGCCTTTCGCATGTTATCTCCAACCCAATCCATCTCGCACAACCATTCCGAGGAAAGCTCGCAGAAGTTGTGTTGGATCGCCGATAGAAGTCTCTTGGCAATCAATTATGGAACCCTCGAAGACACCGGGTGTCTCCGTATGCATATGAGAAGTAGTAATTCCTctgactgacggtgaatacAAACATGACACATCgtgatgactgtgaattgaaGATTTGATGGACAAACGTCGACGCCAGTGAAACCTGGCGCTAATAGTAACACTTACTGGCAAGGATAATGTACGACACTAATTTCGACGAATTATATTTATTGGATTTCCATATTATTTAGCATACTGGACACAATAGAGCATATCTGCGGGTTTCGTCCGGATTTCTGTCGCCGCGGGAGCTACCGCCTTAGTCTCGCGTCTAAAGCCCACGATCAACATTA
Proteins encoded in this window:
- a CDS encoding predicted protein, coding for MSVTRMMIRHGFRLEVMPPIIADVPSFQDTLLRNLSWECPGPSRAFHPVCIVEKILYRNPSDFAWHHIGLLLAVSIVPLLLVICFAFELKIVDFGLFGEPYNQAKTADVAVPRDIAHKPSEREIADTDSEHSDEEPLGWSPSSPLAIGDESVVCWTPRTAEEDSFVLTPQVAEEEILAIEDGEHQDEEGVVEDQDTSATKEGPEELVANDEVSNEDTEARVLFSDEDEYVEPKSLVQDVAVETMWIKRNQAAQGCFADWTASAVALSTDGDVAAMAIPGVGQCSVVRVVQYDAEGGHWNSYGQEIKVLVGHSEKSIALSGDGKILAVASSSTPATDGSALVKVFQYNEVSAAWEIVVVIPGFSKDTLGGRIALSKDGSMLAATSLAPPNEPSFLSKTKTYRILPQKECFIQMGQDIYGSYGIGDDLALSDNGTTLVLGASKHNSWRGQVAVWSYDNSENYWRQLGQTHELDGENPGDRAGFVSIAGDGSKIAIGSPANDENGLLTGKVRVLQYSSTECCWKPMGQILGDKEGEELGSAVSLSNDGLSLAVSSNEVQSDEHTSGVARMYQYDLPTSSWKQVGKDISGVMGQETGSRIGKSLYGSVISLAANGKALAVCPRLNTTEDPLGHVQIFHLLESET
- a CDS encoding predicted protein translates to MRKALERRIQTGKLRQLPSLGTFTNDSTKHALPTGKVVDFSSNDYLGLAHSTTQHKLVQRTYNDLFAERPHDETEAPYATRAVLGATGSRLLSGDSGMFHDLESKLALLHRREAALLCNSGYDANLTMVSCLPCRIIVYDEYIHNSLHMGIRLWQQQSLTNSAADQQSTLRKQTFSFRHNNVEDLRSVLDSIVQDAPEIVILAESVYSMDGDVAPLHSLLDVALECNASVVVDEAHGLGVFGFRGLGVLSKEHQTLNSHPALLASIYTFGKAAGCHGAVICGSTILKSYLLNFGYPVIYSTSLPMHSLVSIDCAYDTMASTRGDSLRTHLFQLVQVFRSLLLSALNLHGASRTDLALSPSTSPIQALLIPGNATCAAICDTVHQLSRQQLRLYPIKSPTVPVGQERIRIVLHSHNCTSEVQWLVQLLTQALQSHGLLKTGPSSILAKL